Genomic window (Paraglaciecola psychrophila 170):
AGCATTTTTAGCCATATTTATGACGGCTGGAAGTAGCGTTGCTCAGGAAGAAAAGGCGCTTGAGCCTGCAGTTAAGAAAGCGACTGAAATCAACCAGTCTGCAGCAAAATCTCAACAAAAAATTAATAACATCACAGACCAAATTGATAATAAATTACAGCAATTTAAAGCCATCAATAAAGAAACCACTGGTTTGGATGTATACAACGGTCAGTTGCAAAAACAAATTGATAATCAAATGCAGGAAATGGATGACTTAAATGCATCCATTGATGGCGTGAGTATTATCGAACGTCAAATTACCCCGCTTATGATGCGCATGATCACTGGACTTGTACAGTTTGTAGAATTGGACGTGCCTTTTCTTGCCGAAGAAAGAAACAATCGTGTTGTTGAATTACAAGCCATGATGGACAGAGCCGATATTGCGCCGTCAGAAAAGTTTCGCCGCGTGATGGAAGCGTACCAAGTTGAAATGGACTACGGACGTACTCTAGAAGCCTACAGTGGTTTACATACTATTGATGGGCAAGAGCGTGATGTTGATTTTTTGCGGGTGGGACGTACTGCACTGATTTATCAAACCCGTGATGCTAGCTTACAAGGTACCTGGAATAAACAAACTCGTCAGTGGGAAGCCTTGTCTTCGAGCTATCGTACCCAAGTGACTAAGGGTTTACGTATGGCTAAGAAACAACTCGCACCAGACCTTCTAATGCTACCTATATCGATGACGGATTAAGGGCGTGATAAACATGAAAAAAATCCTAAAAAATTTACTATTAATAACTAGTATTAGTTTCACTTCGAACTTAGTTGTGGCACAAGAAGATAAAGCGCTTAATTTGGACGCTTTGTTAAAACAGCTTGAACAAGGCCAGTTTCAGCAAAACAAACAAAATGTTCAACGTGAGAAAGAGTTTGCCGACAAACGTTCTGAGCAAGACCAAATGTTAAGTCAAGCCAAACAGACTCGTGATGCAGCTTTAGCTACTTCTGAATCAATGGAAACCCAGTTCGAAGAAAACGAGTTTAAATTAGCTGACTTAAATGAAGCCATGAACAAACGTTTAGGCTCGTTAAAAGAGTTGTTTGGGGTATTGCAGCAAGTATCAGGTGATACCAAAAGTAAATTTCAAAACTCGATTATTTCTGCACAAATCCCTGGTCGTGCGGAGTTTTTAGATAACTTAGCCCAATCAATGGGATCCTCTTCAAAGCTGGCTTCTATCGAAGAAATTGAGCGCGTTTGGTTTGAAATGCAGCGTGAAATGACTGAGTCAGGAAAAGTGACCACATTTACAACCGACGTCATCGAAGCCGGTGGTAATAAGGTTAGCAAAGAGGTATTACGTGTTGGACCTTTTGCTTTGGCTGCTGATGGTAAATACCTCGATTACAACGGCACCACAGGTTCGGTTGCTGAGCTTGTGCGTCAACCTGCAGGTCGTTATGGCGACAGTGCTGCCGAATTACAACAATCATCAGGTAATTTAATTGAGTTTGGTTTAGACCCAACCGGTGGTTCAATTCTTAAATTATTAGTGCAAGCGCCTAGCCTCAAAGAGCGTGTAGAGCAAGGTGGAACCGTGGGTTACATCATCTTAGCTGTGGGCCT
Coding sequences:
- a CDS encoding DUF3450 domain-containing protein, with translation MTQLTKLSAAFLAIFMTAGSSVAQEEKALEPAVKKATEINQSAAKSQQKINNITDQIDNKLQQFKAINKETTGLDVYNGQLQKQIDNQMQEMDDLNASIDGVSIIERQITPLMMRMITGLVQFVELDVPFLAEERNNRVVELQAMMDRADIAPSEKFRRVMEAYQVEMDYGRTLEAYSGLHTIDGQERDVDFLRVGRTALIYQTRDASLQGTWNKQTRQWEALSSSYRTQVTKGLRMAKKQLAPDLLMLPISMTD
- a CDS encoding MotA/TolQ/ExbB proton channel family protein; the protein is MKKILKNLLLITSISFTSNLVVAQEDKALNLDALLKQLEQGQFQQNKQNVQREKEFADKRSEQDQMLSQAKQTRDAALATSESMETQFEENEFKLADLNEAMNKRLGSLKELFGVLQQVSGDTKSKFQNSIISAQIPGRAEFLDNLAQSMGSSSKLASIEEIERVWFEMQREMTESGKVTTFTTDVIEAGGNKVSKEVLRVGPFALAADGKYLDYNGTTGSVAELVRQPAGRYGDSAAELQQSSGNLIEFGLDPTGGSILKLLVQAPSLKERVEQGGTVGYIILAVGLVGLLIAVWRFIALFIEGAKVNRQLKSATFKDNNSLGRVMKAKDDYPEADTEALELHLTEAILGEVPKLGRSLSIIKVISVVAPLMGLLGTVSGMINTFQAITLFGTGDPKLMAGGISTALVTTVLGLVVAIPMTLLYAILNTRSKSIVYILQEQAAGVIAERAEAHCTAVASAAANKSHKA